From Nitrospira sp.:
AACGGGGTTCTGGGCGGCCCGACGGCGGGCGCCCCCCACGGGAAACGCTCCCGGCCCAGCGAATTTCCAGCTGAGTACCCGTGCTAACGCCCTCAGAAACCGATGGCGCGGCGTAAACGGGAATTAATCAGACCTTCCCTAGCATCGTCAGGCGCTGATTGCGCCGGCTGTAATGTCGCTTTCTCGCAGCCCGCTAGTTTCCCTGTAGCTCTCCACCGCTCTCCCCTCGTCCTTCCTGCCGGTCACGTTGCTGCTTAATCAGCCGCGCCAGATAGGTGCGCTGCAAGTGCAGATGTTCGGCTGCGCGCGTCTGACTCCCCTCGGCCTTTTCAATCGCTCGCGTAATGATGTGGCGGCTGTGCGCGTCCATCGACTCGTGATAGGGCAGATCGAGGTACGAAAGCTCCGGTCCTTCCTCCCTACAGAGACGGGCATCTTCAGGAAGCAACGCGATCATGTCCGGTTCAATCGTATCGGTCGGGCTGAGTACGACTGCCCGGGCAATGACATTGTCCAATTCACGAATATTCCCCGGCCAGGGATACCGGGTGAGGGCCTCTATCGAGGAGGAACTGAGCGTCGCCCCCGGGCGTTTGGCTTCCCGGGCATGCCGTTCGAGGAAGAATTGCGCCAGCGCGGGTATGTCCCCGCGGCGTTCCCTCAACGGCGGCAGGGTGAGGGTGATGACGTTGAGGCGGAAGTAGAGATCCTCGCGGAACTGCCCGGTCTTGACCGCTTGTCGCAGGTCCTTATTGGTCGCGGCGATGATCCGGATATTGACGGAGACCGTTCGGGTGCCGCCCACGCGCTGAAATTCGCGGTCCTGCAAGACGCGTAAGAGTTTTGCCTGGAGCGGCAGCGGCATGTCTCCGATTTCATCGAGAAAGACCGTCCCACCGTCCGCCATTTCCAGCTTGCCCTTCTGCAGCCGGTCGGCGCCGGTAAAGGCCCCGCGCTCGTGGCCGAAGAGTTCATTTTCCAGCAGAGTCTCTGTCAAGGCGACGCAGTTGATCACTACCAGCGGCATGGCGTGCCGATGGCTCCATTGATGGATGGAGCGGGCGAAGAGTTCCTTGCCGGTGCCGCTTTCCCCGAGCAGTAGAACGCTGGCGTCGGAGCGTGCGGCCCGTTGCGCGGCTTCGACGACCGTGCGGACGGTCGGGCTGGCGCCGATGATGTTGGCATAGCGGCCGTCGACTTCCGAGCGCAGGTAGGCGACTTGCCGCTTGAGCGAGTCGCGCTCAAGGGCTTTGCGGATGACGATGAGGAGGTGGTCTTTGTCGAGCGGCTTGGTGAGAAAGTCGTAGGCTCCTTCTTTCATGGCCTCGACGGCGGCGTTCACCGATCCGTGCGCAGTCATGACGATGACGGGCAGGTCTTCGACGTGTTTGATCTGAGAGAGCCGCTTGAGGACTTGAATGCCGGTCAGTTTCGGCAGGTCGAGATCGAGCAGGATCAGGTTGGGGGATTCCTGCTCGATCTGGTCCAGGGCCTGTTGTCCGTCCCGGGCGATGACCGTCGTGTAGCCCGAGGCTTGCAGCCGGTCCTCTAGCACTGTGACGATGTCCGCGTCGTCGTCGACAATGAGGATCTTAGCCTTCATAACTCACGTGAACGGTGATGGGTGACGAGTGACGGGTTGGCTTCGGATGCAATCATTCCCGGCCGCCACTCCCACTCATCACAGATCACACATCCCTCATCACTGAATTTACTCCATCACGTTCATGACCAGTCCGGTCAGCGGTTTCGGGAAGAAGTAGGTGGACTTGTGCGGCATCCGCTCGCCCGCGGTGGCCACGTCCTTGACCTCGCTCACTTTGGTGGCGTTCAAGAGCAACGCCCCGGTGCCGGTGCCGTTTGCCGCCCAATCCAGGGCTTCGTGGTCGTCTTTCGTATAGAGAATGGCTTCCTGTTCCTGTTGCGTCGGACAGAGCTTGGCGACGACCAGCTGTTGCAGGAGCGAGACATCCAGCTTGGTCCGGGGAGAGGCGCTGGCCGGCGGACGATGCGCGGCCTTGAGTGCCAGGGTCAGGTAGGCCTCGCGGCCTTTGATCGCTAACCCGAACATCGGCGTCGTCCGCCCTTGTGTCCGCATCGCGTCGATGAACTCTGTGCGAACCGTGGCTTTGGTCTGGCTGGTATACGGATATTCCTTCAGATCGAAGGTGTCGGCGAACAGCGCCTTCACCTGATCGAACGACGGCAACGGCGTTGTTGTCACGCGGTGCGTGGGCAGTACGGTCAGTCCCGGATCTTCGATCGGCGTGAGGAGCATGAGGACCGTGTCGTAGGGCTGCAGGCCCTGGAGATTCCCCGTTTGGCCGGCCTGCTGGCGGCGCAGCTTTTGATAATTCAACGCCGTTTCGTACCGATGGTGGCCGTCGGCGATGAAGATGGGCTTGCTGGCCATGGTCGTCACGACTTTCTGGGTGATGGCCGGGTCGGAGATGGCCCAGAGGCGTTGCTCGAACCCGACATCGTCGCGGAATTCCACGCAGGGCGCAGTCGATTTTGCCGCCTGGGCCAAGGCCGACAGGATGGTGTCCTGGGGATCGGAATAGAGCGACCAGATCGGACTGAAATTCGCGCGGCAGGCTTCCATCAGATTCAGGCGATCGGTCTTGGCGGCGGCGCGGGTGTTCTCGTGCGGATAGATTGCTCCGGTGCCGAACTCTTCCAGCTTGAACGTGGCAATGAAGCCTCGCAGCGTTTTCCTCGGGCCCTTCGGATCGGCTCCCGGCGGAACATATTCAATGGTGTGGTAGTAAATCGTCGGTTGTGGGTCCCGTTTCAGCGCGCCCGATTGCATCCACTGCGAGAGCGTGGCGCCGGCCCGGGTATAACGATTGTTGGTCGGTCCGTCGCCGGGCTGGTCCATGCCCAGTTCCAGGCGAATGACATTGTGCGGGTTCCGGTCGTAGAGGGCTTTCTGGCCGGCTGTGTCGATGATGTCATAGGGAGGCGCGGCGACATCGCGTGCCGCACCGGCAATGGTGGCATCGTAGCGCGCACCGCGAAAGGGAAGGATCTGGGCCATGATGGTTTCGTGCTCCTGTGAAAAGTGGTCGGCGTGAACGTGTGAGACCGAAAAGGCATCCACCCGGCGTCCGGCTTTGTGCCCGTCTTCTCGCCGACACCATGGTGGGGAAAAGAGGGAGCGGGAGGAACGGTTACCGATCGCGGGTAATCATGTAGTCAGCGGCGACGGCCAGAGCCCGGCGTGCCGACGAGTCCTCAAAGGCTTCAAGTTCGTGTTGCGCGGCGGCGATATAGGTTTTCGCCCGTTCCATCGCGTAGGCCAGCGATCCGGCATCCTGCATCAAGCCCAGGATCCGCTCAAGATCTTCACGGCTCAGAGTGCGGGTTTCCATCCGGTCCTTGATCATGGTGCGGTCCGGTTCGCTGCAATGGTCGAGCAGATGGAGCAGGGGCAGCGTCGCTTTGCCCTGTCGCAAGTCTTGGCCGAGGGTCTTCCCTAATCGTTCGCCGTCGGCATTGTAATCGAGCGTGTCGTCGGCGACCTGGAAGGCGATGCCCAGATACTGGCCGAAGCGGAAGAGCGCGGACTGCTTTTCTTCTGAGGCCTCGGCAAGGATGGCGCCCATGCGGCAGGCGGCGGCGATCAGGCCCGCGGTCTTGTGTTCGACGATCTTGATGTAATCGGACTCCGGCATTGAGGGATTGCCGTTGTAATAGAGCTGAAGGACTTCCCCCTCCGCCATTTTGGTGCAGGCTTCGGCGAGGACCTCATTCATGCCGTGGCTGCGAAACTCCACGATCTGCGCCATGGCTTTTGAATAGAGGTAGTCGCCGACAAGGATGCTGATTTGGTTGCCCCAGACTTTTCTGGCGGTGCGGCGGCCCCGGCGGATGTCGGCTTCGTCCACCACGTCGTCATGCAGCAGCGTGGCCGTATGAATAAATTCAATCAGGCTGCCGAGCTGATAATGCTCGCGACCGGTATAGCCGCAGAGACGGGCTGATAGCAAAAGAAGAAGCGGACGGACGCGTTTGCCCCCGCTGTTGAGGATGTGGGCGGCGACGGTATTGACGAGGGTGACGCTGGAGTCGAGGTTCTGGCGAACCTGATGTTCGACGCCGTCGAGTTCGGCGCGATACGCCTCCCAGACGTCTGCCATGCTGTTAATGGTCGAGGTACCGGGGCCGTTCGACATGCCGCGGATGGTAGGGCAGTGGAGTAAACAAAGTCAAGCAAACAGGGCCGGATCGGCCTGCACAATCTTGACAGCGCGGGAGCCCATCCAGTAAGGTGCGGTGCAGAAAAGAACAAGCGAGAGACTGCCCATAAAACGACACGATATCGCGTGCTTGCCTCTGCATGTTATGAGTGGCCGCTGACCGCGAAGTCATCACCTTCTTCCTAAGCGACACGAGATTGCCATGATGCCGATACCCGGGCTTCCACCGAAGCAAGGCCTCTATGACCCTGAACACGAAAAAGATTCGTGCGGGGTGGGCTTTGTGGTCAACATTCAAGGCCAAAAGTCTCACGCGATCGTCCAGCAAGGGCTGCAGATTCTGGAGAATCTGACCCACCGCGGCGCGCAGGGTTGCGATCCCTGCACCGGCGACGGTGCGGGTATTCTTCTCCAGGTCCCGCATGAGTTTTTGAAGCGCGCGGCCGGTGACGTCGGCGTGGCCTTGCCGAATGCCGGCGAGTACGGCGTGGGCATGGTGTTTCTGCCTCCTCAGGCCGATCGCCGCCAGCAGTGCGAGCAGTTATTCGCGAAGGTGATTGCCGAAGAAGGCTTACGGCTGCTGGGTTGGCGCGATGTGCCGGTGAAGAGCGATGCCATCGGGCCGGTAGCGCGCAGTACCGAGCCGTTCATGCGGCAGATCTTCATCGCCCGCGATGTGCTCAATGAGGCCCAGTTTGAGCGGAAGCTCTATGTGGTTCGGAAGCGGGTTGAGAACGCCGTGGGCCAGTCGGCCATCCAGGGGCGCGAGTATTTCTATATCCCCAGTTTGTCCGCGAACACGATCGTCTACAAGGGGCTCCTGCTGCCGCATCAGATGTCGGCCTACTATCAGGACCTCAAGGATGCGAGCCTGACGAGCGCGCTGGCGCTGGTTCACTCGCGGTTCAGCACCAATACCTTCCCGACCTGGCCGCTGGCCCATCCCTACCGCTACATGTGCCACAACGGTGAGATCAATACGCTCAAGGGCAATGTGAATTGGATGCGTGCCCGCCAGGGGCGGCTCAATTCCGATCTGTTCGGCGAGGACCTCGAAAAGCTCTATCCGATCGTGTCCGAGCAACAGAGCGACTCGGCTTGTCTGGACAATGCCATTGAGTTTCTGACCATGGGCGGACGCTCGCTGCCGCACGTGATGATGATGCTCATTCCCGAGCCCTGGGTGGCCAATCCGCAGATGGATCTTGATCGCCGCGGGTTCTACGAATATCACGCCGCGATGCAGGAGCCCTGGGACGGTCCCGCGGCGGTCTGCTTTACGGACGGCAAGCTGATAGGCGCCACGCTGGACCGGAACGGCCTGCGTCCCTGCCGCTATCTCGTGACCACCGATGGCGTCGTGGTGCTCGCGTCGGAAGCCGGGGTGCTGCCGATGGAGACGCACAAGATCCGGCAGAAGGGCCGGCTCATGCCGGGCCGCATGTTCCTGATCGATACGGTCCAGGGGCGCTTTATCGACGACGAGGAAGTGAAGGCCGAGATCGTCAGCCGGAAACCCTATCGTTCGTGGGTGACGCAGCATCGGATTTCGTTGGATGAATTGCCCGAGCCGTTGAATGTCCCCCAGCCCGACCATCCCACGACGCGTCAGCGGCAGCAGGCGTTCGGTTATACGGTCGAAGAGTTGAAGATGGTCCTCACGCCGATGGTGGTGAACGGTGAGGAAGCGATCTCCTCGATGGGGACGGACACGCCTTTGGCGGTCTTGTCGGACCGGCCGCAGCTGCTGTTCAAATATTTCAAGCAACTGTTTGCGCAGGTGACGAACCCGCCGATCGATCCGATCCGCGAGGAGCTGGTCATGTCGCTCACGACCAGCATCGGACCCAAGCCGAACCTGATGGATGAGAATCCGGAGTCCTGCCGGCGCATCCGCGTGAAACAGCCGATTCTGACGAATGCCGATCTGCAGAAGATCCGCGAGATCGCCGATCCCCATTTCAAGAGCAAGACCTTGAAGATGCTCTTCCGGGTCGCCGAGGGACCGGAGGGATTGGGCGCGGCGGTGGATGATCTCTGCCGCCAGGCCTCGCAGGCCATTAAAGAAGGCTACAAGTTCCTGATCCTCAGCGACCGGGGTGTGAACGAAGAGTGGGCGCCGATCCCGAGCGTGCTCGGTGTGGCCGCCGTCCACCATCACCTCGTGCGCGAGTGCACCAGAACCGAAGTTGGGCTGACCGTCGAAAGCGGCGAGCCGCGCGACGTGCATCACTTTGCCTGCCTCATCGGATACGGCGCCGGGACGGTAAATCCGTATCTCGTTTTCGAATCGCTCGTGGACATGGAGCGCGACGGGTATTTGCCGGAAGGACTCGATGCGCAGACCGCCGAAGGCAAGTTCATCAAGGCCATCAATAAGGGGCTGTTGAAAGTCTTCTCGAAGATGGGGATCTCC
This genomic window contains:
- a CDS encoding sigma-54 dependent transcriptional regulator — encoded protein: MKAKILIVDDDADIVTVLEDRLQASGYTTVIARDGQQALDQIEQESPNLILLDLDLPKLTGIQVLKRLSQIKHVEDLPVIVMTAHGSVNAAVEAMKEGAYDFLTKPLDKDHLLIVIRKALERDSLKRQVAYLRSEVDGRYANIIGASPTVRTVVEAAQRAARSDASVLLLGESGTGKELFARSIHQWSHRHAMPLVVINCVALTETLLENELFGHERGAFTGADRLQKGKLEMADGGTVFLDEIGDMPLPLQAKLLRVLQDREFQRVGGTRTVSVNIRIIAATNKDLRQAVKTGQFREDLYFRLNVITLTLPPLRERRGDIPALAQFFLERHAREAKRPGATLSSSSIEALTRYPWPGNIRELDNVIARAVVLSPTDTIEPDMIALLPEDARLCREEGPELSYLDLPYHESMDAHSRHIITRAIEKAEGSQTRAAEHLHLQRTYLARLIKQQRDRQEGRGESGGELQGN
- a CDS encoding polyprenyl synthetase family protein, which codes for MADVWEAYRAELDGVEHQVRQNLDSSVTLVNTVAAHILNSGGKRVRPLLLLLSARLCGYTGREHYQLGSLIEFIHTATLLHDDVVDEADIRRGRRTARKVWGNQISILVGDYLYSKAMAQIVEFRSHGMNEVLAEACTKMAEGEVLQLYYNGNPSMPESDYIKIVEHKTAGLIAAACRMGAILAEASEEKQSALFRFGQYLGIAFQVADDTLDYNADGERLGKTLGQDLRQGKATLPLLHLLDHCSEPDRTMIKDRMETRTLSREDLERILGLMQDAGSLAYAMERAKTYIAAAQHELEAFEDSSARRALAVAADYMITRDR
- a CDS encoding DUF1015 domain-containing protein, producing MAQILPFRGARYDATIAGAARDVAAPPYDIIDTAGQKALYDRNPHNVIRLELGMDQPGDGPTNNRYTRAGATLSQWMQSGALKRDPQPTIYYHTIEYVPPGADPKGPRKTLRGFIATFKLEEFGTGAIYPHENTRAAAKTDRLNLMEACRANFSPIWSLYSDPQDTILSALAQAAKSTAPCVEFRDDVGFEQRLWAISDPAITQKVVTTMASKPIFIADGHHRYETALNYQKLRRQQAGQTGNLQGLQPYDTVLMLLTPIEDPGLTVLPTHRVTTTPLPSFDQVKALFADTFDLKEYPYTSQTKATVRTEFIDAMRTQGRTTPMFGLAIKGREAYLTLALKAAHRPPASASPRTKLDVSLLQQLVVAKLCPTQQEQEAILYTKDDHEALDWAANGTGTGALLLNATKVSEVKDVATAGERMPHKSTYFFPKPLTGLVMNVME